The genome window AGTCTTCATGGCTGTCTCCTGAATCGAAAGATTGGAATAAGGTTATATTTTAGCATGCGGGGTAGGCCAGTTGGCGACGATACTTTCGGTGTCCAGACCCTGAAATCGAACATGCGTGTGTTCTCGATGGCTCATGAATTCCGGTTTCGATCACCGCAGCTCGCAGGCGTTTGTGGATCTCTCGTGTAAACTTGAGCCATGAAACAATCGATAACGGGTTACCACAAGGACGAAGAAAATCACTGGGTTGCCCAGCTGGCGTGTGGCCACAATCAGCATGTGCGCCACGACCCGCCCTGGGTGAACCGGCCATGGGTGGTGACTCCCGAAGGTCGGGCATCCATGCTGGGTTTTGAGCTGGAGTGCAAAAAGTGTGAGGAAGGCGCACCGCCGGATAAGCGGCCCTGAGCTATAATGTGGCTGTAATTTGATCAGCTTTTTGGCAAAGGAGTCTGCCATGGCAAAGCGCCTCGTTATTTGTGCCGATGGCACATGGAACCGTCCTGAAGAAGACCTGCAGAAAGACGTACCCACCAATGTCCTGCGCATAGCCCGGGCGATACGGCCGCTGGCGGCAGGTGGCCAGCCGCAGCATGTATTTTATGACTGGGGAATTGGCTCCTACCACAATTCGGTTATTGGCGGTGTTACGGGCCAGGGCATTCACAAGAACATCATGGATGCCTACCGCTACATCGTTCAGAATTACCAGCCAGGTTCCGAACTCTATTTCTTTGGTTTCAGTCGTGGCGCCTATACGGTGCGCTCCCTGTGCGGGCTGATCAATAATTGCGGCATTCTCAAGCGTCCGGATGCACGGCTGATCCAGAAAGCATTTGATCACTACAAGAAAACAGGCAAGGACTACGCGCCCTCAGGGGCCGAGTCTCTAAAATTCCGTGCGAAGCACAGTTACGAGTCGCGAGAAATCCGGTTTGTGGGTGCCTGGGATACGGTGGGCGCGTTAGGTGTGCCGTTCTCCCTTCTTGGTCTGTTCGACCAAAAGGACGAGTTCTATGACACCAAGCTGGGCAGTAATGTACGCATTGCTCGCCATGCCATGGCCATTGACGAGCGTCGAGAGGATTTCGAGCCGACTTTGTGGCTACCGAGGCAGGGACTGGATTTGCAGCAGGTGTGGTTTTCCGGATCACACAGTGACATAGGTGGCGGTTACCCGGCCGA of Marinobacter sediminum contains these proteins:
- a CDS encoding DUF3565 domain-containing protein, which encodes MKQSITGYHKDEENHWVAQLACGHNQHVRHDPPWVNRPWVVTPEGRASMLGFELECKKCEEGAPPDKRP
- a CDS encoding DUF2235 domain-containing protein, with translation MAKRLVICADGTWNRPEEDLQKDVPTNVLRIARAIRPLAAGGQPQHVFYDWGIGSYHNSVIGGVTGQGIHKNIMDAYRYIVQNYQPGSELYFFGFSRGAYTVRSLCGLINNCGILKRPDARLIQKAFDHYKKTGKDYAPSGAESLKFRAKHSYESREIRFVGAWDTVGALGVPFSLLGLFDQKDEFYDTKLGSNVRIARHAMAIDERREDFEPTLWLPRQGLDLQQVWFSGSHSDIGGGYPADGGGLLASDIALEWMVKEAGISGLEIEPHLPASIEASPKAGLHNSRRHIFRFSTPLVRPLKPKGIETVIHPSVAERWRRDPDYRPPNLKQIGFQA